One window of the Peromyscus leucopus breed LL Stock chromosome 17, UCI_PerLeu_2.1, whole genome shotgun sequence genome contains the following:
- the Cib3 gene encoding calcium and integrin-binding family member 3, whose protein sequence is MELFYRYQDLAPQLVPLDYTTCPEVKVPYELIGSMPELKDNPFRQRIAQVFSQDGDGHMTLENFLDMFSVMSEMAPRDLKAYYAFKIYDFNNDNYICAWDLEQTVTRLTRGELSAEEVTLVCEKVLDEADSDHDGRLSLEDFQNMILRAPDFLSTFHIRI, encoded by the exons ATGGA GCTCTTCTATCGCTACCAGGACCTGGCCCCCCAGTTGGTGCCCCTTGACTATACCACCTGTCCTGAGGTGAAGGTGCCCTACGAGCTGATTGGCAGCATGCCAGAGCTGAAG gaTAACCCTTTCCGACAGAGGATTGCACAGGTCTTCTCTCAAGATGGAGATGGTCACATGACCTTAGAGAACTTCTTGGATATGTTCTCAGTGATGAGTGAGATGGCTCCACGGGACCTGAAGGCCTACTACGCCTTTAAGATTTATG ACTTCAACAATGACAACTACATCTGCGCGTGGGACCTGGAGCAGACGGTGACCAGGCTGACCCGTGGGGAACTGAGTGCTGAGGAGGTGACCCTGGTCTGTGAGAAGGTACTGGATGAAGCAGACAGTGACCATGATGGGCGGCTTTCCCTGGAGGACTTCCAAAACATGATCCTGCGGGCGCCAGACTTCCTCAG CACCTTCCACATCCGCATCTGA
- the Hsh2d gene encoding hematopoietic SH2 domain-containing protein, producing the protein MAEAGKLPPPLPPRLDWFVHTQADPLVQYGIPEWFHGTISREAAENLLESQPLGSFLIRVSHSHVGYTLSYKAQTCCRHFMVKFSDDGTFILPGDHVTHASLDALVTFHQQKPIRPYGELLTQACGQKDPANVDYEDLFLYSNALAQDAESRGRGPTDVQRPSSCPPREAPERKLSAATDRKLASAPCSPKALFGEAGQRLWKNLRTLPDTSRRVKQRLTSHLSATNLLGDVRRVAQHHSTVTRASSWDSARHSADPCAASSLQTPSEPQAWRGEEATLTASRPASWREAVSGVKAWRGKVVRALSVQAPKPEPVDLPEAQDWLPEEYLPPPPFAPGY; encoded by the exons ATGGCAGAAGCCGGGAAGCTGCCCCCACCACTGCCCCCTCGGCTGGACTGGTTTGTGCACACCCAAGCAGACCCACTGGTCCAATACGGGATCCCGGAGTGGTTCCACGGCACCATCTCTCGAGA AGCTGCTGAGAACCTGCTGGAGTCACAACCCCTGGGGTCCTTTCTCATCCGAGTCAGCCACAGCCATGTGGGCTACACCCTTTCCTACAA AGCCCAGACCTGCTGCCGTCACTTCATGGTGAAGTTCTCAGACGACGGGACTTTCATCCTTCCTGGGGACCACGTAACGCACGCCTCTCTGGACGCCCTGGTCACTTTCCACCAGCAGAAACCCATTCGGCCATACGGGGAGCTGCTGACGCAAGCCTGCGGGCAG AAGGATCCAGCAAACGTGGACTACGAAGATCTCTTCCTGTACTCGAATGCCCTGGCTCAGGATGCTGAAAGCCGAGGGCGTGGCCCCACGGATGTTCAGAggccttcctcctgccctcccagaGAG GCTCCTGAAAGGAAGCTTTCTGCAGCAACTGACAGAAAGCTCGCATCCGCCCCCTGCTCCCCAAAAGCACTTTTTGGGGAGGCGGGGCAGAGACTGTGGAAGAACCTGAGGACGCTGCCAGACACCAGCCGGAGGGTAAAGCAGAGGCTCACGTCGCACCTGTCAGCCACGAACCTGCTCGGGGACGTGAGGCGTGTGGCGCAGCATCACAGCACTGTGACTCGAGCGTCCAGCTGGGACAGCGCTCGCCACTCCGCGGACCCCTGTGCAGcctcctctctccaaaccccctCCGAGCCCCAGGCCTGGAGAGGCGAAGAAGCCACCCTCACAGCCTCTAGGCCTGCCAGCTGGAGGGAGGCGGTCTCAGGGGTCAAGGCCTGGCGTGGAAAGGTGGTGAGGGCCCTGTCGGTCCAGGCACCCAAGCCAGAGCCTGTAGACTTGCCAGAAGCCCAGGACTGGCTACCCGAGGAATacctcccaccaccacctttcGCCCCTGGGTACTGa